One Paraburkholderia caffeinilytica DNA segment encodes these proteins:
- a CDS encoding LysR family transcriptional regulator, which translates to MTELEVVLAVARRNSFRGAAQELGMSTTAVSSAVAGLEARLRVRLFNRSTRSVALTDAGLRYVERIAPALAEIRSAGEEAGTGPDVPSGTLRINAPQGAATLLLEPLFNLYAQRYPEVRIDIVSESRMIDVVAEGFDAGIRLAESVPQDMIAVPLSRDVRMLVVATPEYLARHGTPGHPRDLLQHQSIGMRMSHGGIYHWELEHKGQKLQMDLPVRIALNELPAIKQAVLLGLGVGFISEWFINEELKTGALVPVLVPWCPSFGGLRLYYSGHRFVPARLRALVSLVHELRLAEAP; encoded by the coding sequence ATGACCGAGCTGGAAGTGGTTCTGGCCGTCGCACGCCGCAATAGCTTTCGTGGCGCGGCGCAGGAATTGGGGATGTCCACTACAGCCGTGAGCAGCGCCGTGGCCGGACTGGAGGCACGGTTGAGGGTGCGTCTCTTCAACCGTTCGACACGCAGCGTAGCTCTCACTGACGCGGGGCTGCGCTATGTGGAGCGCATTGCCCCCGCATTGGCGGAAATCAGGAGCGCAGGCGAAGAAGCCGGTACCGGCCCGGACGTGCCGAGCGGCACTCTGCGCATCAATGCACCGCAGGGCGCGGCAACCCTGCTGCTGGAGCCGCTTTTCAACCTGTACGCGCAGCGCTATCCCGAGGTACGGATCGACATCGTGAGCGAGTCGCGCATGATCGACGTCGTGGCCGAAGGATTCGATGCAGGTATCCGCCTGGCCGAATCCGTCCCGCAAGACATGATCGCCGTGCCGCTTTCGCGCGACGTCCGCATGCTTGTGGTGGCGACGCCTGAATACCTGGCGCGCCACGGCACGCCCGGACACCCTCGCGATCTGCTCCAGCACCAGAGCATCGGCATGCGCATGTCCCACGGTGGCATCTATCACTGGGAGCTGGAGCACAAGGGCCAGAAGCTGCAGATGGATCTGCCTGTGCGCATCGCGCTCAATGAATTGCCGGCCATCAAGCAGGCGGTACTGCTCGGGCTGGGCGTCGGCTTTATTTCCGAATGGTTCATCAATGAAGAGTTGAAGACCGGCGCTCTGGTGCCCGTGCTGGTTCCGTGGTGCCCGTCGTTTGGCGGACTGAGGCTTTACTATTCAGGTCATCGCTTCGTTCCCGCGCGGTTGCGCGCCCTTGTTAGCCTGGTCCATGAGTTGCGCCTGGCCGAAGCGCCGTAG